From one Geoalkalibacter halelectricus genomic stretch:
- the rplA gene encoding 50S ribosomal protein L1 — MAIGKKHKEAKARIDRSVSYGLEDALRLVKEGAWAKFDETVDVVVKLGVDPRKADQMVRGAVVLPNGLGKEVRVLVFAKGEKAQEAREAGADFVGADDLVAKIQEGWFEFDTAIATPDMMGTVGKIGRLLGPRGLMPNPKVGTVTMDVGRAVRESKSGKVEYRVEKAGIIHAPVGKVSFDVQQLQENIVSLVDALVKAKPATSKGAYLRKISVSSTMGPGVGVDVPAVQALVK, encoded by the coding sequence ATGGCAATCGGAAAGAAGCACAAGGAAGCAAAAGCAAGGATTGATCGTTCGGTCAGCTACGGTCTCGAGGACGCTCTGCGTCTGGTCAAGGAAGGCGCCTGGGCGAAGTTCGACGAGACCGTCGATGTTGTGGTCAAGCTCGGCGTGGACCCGCGCAAGGCCGATCAGATGGTGCGTGGCGCCGTGGTGCTGCCCAACGGGCTCGGCAAGGAAGTGCGGGTACTGGTGTTCGCCAAGGGCGAAAAGGCTCAGGAGGCCCGCGAGGCCGGAGCCGATTTCGTCGGCGCCGATGACCTGGTGGCCAAGATCCAGGAAGGCTGGTTCGAGTTCGACACCGCTATTGCGACTCCCGACATGATGGGGACCGTCGGTAAGATCGGCCGTCTTCTCGGTCCGCGCGGACTGATGCCCAATCCCAAGGTCGGCACTGTAACCATGGACGTCGGTCGCGCGGTGCGCGAGTCCAAGTCGGGCAAGGTTGAGTACCGGGTGGAAAAGGCGGGCATTATTCATGCGCCGGTCGGTAAGGTTTCCTTTGACGTGCAGCAACTTCAGGAAAACATTGTTTCCCTCGTTGACGCCCTGGTCAAGGCCAAGCCCGCCACCTCCAAGGGAGCCTATCTGCGCAAAATCAGCGTTTCCAGTACCATGGGACCGGGCGTCGGTGTCGATGTGCCCGCGGTTCAGGCCCTGGTCAAGTAA
- the nusG gene encoding transcription termination/antitermination protein NusG, with protein MGKKWYGVHTYSGYENKVKANLEERIRSLGAEEMFGEVLIPSETVVELRKGERKTSQRKFFPGYILVLMELNNETWHIVKDTPKVTGFVGGGTNPPAIPDEEVAKITTRMEEGVERPKPKVAFEVGETVRVVDGPFLNFTGVVEDVKPDKGKLKVMVSIFGRTTPVELEFIQVEKTS; from the coding sequence ATGGGAAAGAAGTGGTACGGAGTTCATACCTATTCCGGGTATGAGAACAAGGTCAAGGCCAATCTTGAAGAGCGGATTCGCTCTCTTGGCGCCGAGGAGATGTTCGGGGAGGTGCTGATTCCTTCCGAAACGGTGGTCGAGTTGCGCAAGGGGGAGCGCAAGACTTCCCAGCGCAAATTTTTTCCCGGATACATCCTCGTTCTGATGGAGCTCAACAACGAAACCTGGCACATCGTCAAGGATACTCCTAAGGTGACCGGTTTTGTCGGTGGGGGGACCAACCCGCCGGCCATACCTGACGAAGAGGTGGCCAAGATCACCACGCGCATGGAGGAAGGTGTCGAGCGACCCAAGCCCAAGGTGGCTTTCGAGGTTGGGGAGACGGTCCGCGTCGTCGATGGCCCGTTTCTGAATTTCACCGGTGTGGTGGAAGACGTCAAGCCCGACAAGGGCAAGCTCAAGGTCATGGTTAGTATCTTTGGTCGCACGACGCCCGTTGAGCTCGAATTCATCCAAGTGGAAAAGACTAGCTGA
- the rplJ gene encoding 50S ribosomal protein L10: protein MDRSSKEKMVAELADQLANVKAAFLADYRGLNVEKLNQLRTELRNAGAEYRVVKNTLLRLAAKGTTVECLENELAGPTAMALATGDPVAPAKVLSDFAKANEKFQIKAGALEGKLLSVDDIKALADLPSREVLLGKMLGSLNAPVTNFVGVLAAVPRSLVQVLGAIQEKKAA, encoded by the coding sequence TTGGACAGAAGCAGTAAGGAGAAAATGGTTGCCGAATTGGCCGACCAGTTGGCCAACGTCAAGGCGGCTTTCTTGGCTGACTATCGCGGCCTCAATGTCGAGAAGCTCAATCAGTTGCGCACTGAACTGCGCAATGCGGGAGCTGAGTATCGGGTGGTTAAAAACACCCTGTTGCGCCTTGCCGCCAAGGGAACCACCGTCGAATGCCTTGAAAATGAACTTGCCGGACCCACGGCCATGGCGCTTGCAACCGGCGATCCCGTCGCGCCGGCCAAGGTTCTGAGCGACTTCGCCAAAGCCAACGAGAAGTTTCAGATCAAGGCCGGAGCCCTCGAGGGCAAGCTGTTGAGCGTCGACGATATCAAGGCGCTGGCGGATCTGCCCAGTCGCGAGGTGTTGCTCGGCAAGATGCTGGGATCCCTCAACGCGCCGGTCACCAATTTCGTCGGCGTGCTCGCGGCCGTTCCGCGTTCGCTGGTGCAGGTTCTTGGCGCGATTCAAGAAAAAAAGGCCGCATGA
- the rplK gene encoding 50S ribosomal protein L11 — translation MAKKITGQIKLQIPAGKANPSPPVGPALGQHGVNIMEFCKAFNARTQDQDGMITPVVITVYADRSFTFVTKTPPAAVLLMKAAKVPKGSGVPNKNKVGKVTRDQVVEIAKIKMPDLNCFDLDAAVRTVEGTARSMGIEVA, via the coding sequence ATGGCCAAGAAGATTACCGGTCAAATCAAGCTGCAGATTCCCGCCGGCAAGGCGAATCCCTCGCCGCCCGTCGGTCCGGCCCTGGGTCAGCACGGGGTCAACATCATGGAGTTCTGCAAGGCGTTCAATGCCAGGACTCAGGATCAGGACGGCATGATCACTCCGGTGGTGATCACGGTTTATGCCGACCGTTCCTTTACTTTCGTCACCAAGACTCCGCCCGCCGCCGTGCTGCTCATGAAGGCCGCCAAGGTGCCCAAGGGTTCGGGCGTGCCCAATAAGAACAAGGTGGGCAAGGTGACGCGGGATCAGGTCGTTGAGATCGCTAAGATCAAAATGCCCGACCTTAACTGTTTTGATCTCGATGCGGCCGTGCGTACCGTGGAAGGAACCGCGCGTAGCATGGGTATCGAGGTCGCTTGA
- the rplL gene encoding 50S ribosomal protein L7/L12: protein MADITKDQVISFIENMTVLELAELVKELEDKFGVSAAAPVAVAAGPAAGAAAPVEEKDEFDVILASAGDKKINVIKVVRAITGLGLKEAKDLVEGAPQPVKQGLSKAEAEDLKKQLEEAGAGVELK, encoded by the coding sequence ATGGCAGACATCACCAAAGATCAGGTTATCTCTTTTATCGAAAACATGACCGTTCTGGAACTCGCCGAGCTGGTCAAGGAACTTGAGGACAAATTCGGCGTCTCTGCCGCTGCTCCTGTCGCCGTTGCTGCCGGTCCCGCTGCCGGCGCCGCTGCCCCCGTTGAGGAAAAGGATGAGTTCGACGTCATCCTGGCTTCCGCAGGGGACAAGAAAATCAACGTCATCAAGGTGGTTCGCGCCATCACCGGTCTGGGCCTCAAGGAAGCCAAGGACCTTGTCGAAGGGGCTCCCCAGCCGGTCAAGCAGGGTCTCTCCAAGGCCGAAGCCGAGGACCTCAAGAAGCAGCTCGAAGAGGCCGGTGCCGGCGTCGAGCTCAAGTAG